A segment of the Trifolium pratense cultivar HEN17-A07 linkage group LG7, ARS_RC_1.1, whole genome shotgun sequence genome:
CTAAACCCCCAAGTATAATGACCCAATTCAAACTTCACCTAAGCTCTGCTCTTCACTCTACCTTACTTTGGTATCAGAGTACTGAGTACCCCTTCCTTCACATTAGATAAGGATGACACAAGGAGAATGGATCATCACCATTCATATGATCAACTCTCTGTTCCATGGCAGGAACATTTCCACTCTCCAACCGAACAAGCAAATAAATTCTATCTTATTATAATAACATAATCTAAGCAATATCTTTCATCTTTTACACAAGAATCTAAGCAAATATCTTCAAACGTTGTCATTAATTGCTACATGTTATAGCTGCGGAATAAAATAAAGATTAAAAATTCCATTCGAACACAAAATCATACACCTAGATAATTAGAATTAATGATAAAGACAGTAATAATTGAAAGAGATGAACTCACACAGCAACTCTATCAGGATTAAAAGAACCAGTAGCGGAATTGTATTCGAAACGACAGAAGAAATCTTCATTACCAACAGCATCAAGCTTGGTGTAGCTCTTGAAACTGTGAACAGTACACTTCCCTTCAATTGTATCAGCACTCTGAACATCAAAATGATCAGAAAGAAAAACCTCCTTCGAGCCGTGAAACTGTCTCCGGCCACCAATCGACTCCTCCGGCCGATAATACCAACGAACATGAATTTTCACGTTAGCACCTCTTGAATCAGCTTCGATCCCCTCGATCCTAGCAACATACGAGGGTTTGGATGGTTCAGCTGGACGCATCAGCACACAATCACcagctaaaaaaacaaaaaatcacaattaaCGCAaacagaaaattgaaaattgagcGAGAAAATTGGAAGAAAACTTTGCCGAGAAAATAAGTACCTTTGATATTTTTGTTCATGTGTTTGACTGGGTATGACTCTAGGGTTCGCTTTGGAGCTTTTGGTTTAGCCATGGTTATGAATTATGATGAAATgagagtaataaaaaaaaaaccggtgaagaaatgaatgaatgaataagtaAAAACCTAATATTCTGGTGTTTCGCTGAACAGGGATGAAACGGTGCGTCGATGTGTTTATCAACGTTTGTTTGTTCTTTCTTTCTGGTGAGTGAGACTGACCGAAAAGGAAATTGGTGGTGACGACGTTACGTAAATGTGGCAATTTGGTAATTAAATGAAAGTGTAGGGGCTTGTGTGAGAAGATGTTGACGTGGCTTTGTGTTGTGTTTTACACATGACACGGTGGCGTGGATGACTAATAAAGTTTGAGGTTATTCCGTTTTTTGGGATGCTTTACCAAACTGAGGAAACTGTTTTGTTTTGTCTTTCTCGCTCGGTGTCATCTGCCAACTTACTAGTTAAGACTTTGACTTTACAGTCTTTCTCTTTAGCTTCTCCGGTACTTGTTATGTTATGTTAGTATCGTCTCTATTATCATACTAGTATTTGTTCTTATTTGCTTTCTGTGAAATTATCTATTTTGACAGAATTTTTGCTGAAATTGTGTTTGCGCATTAGTTTAATATTTGCAAAATTGGCACaataattttatgagatttaaATGTTATAGAAAAATGTTCTTATTTTATTGGTATTTCGaaaattcttttcttttaacTTTTGAGAAAATGGGTAAGATATATCGGTTGTTTCAAATTTTACGGAATCtattttctattaaaatttaaatggaGACTTTATTTATAGTTTGTCGTGAGAATTTGaactcattatattttttcaagtCAGAGAACGAAAATTTAATCGGAATAAGATTTATTCATAAGTTTGTGTCATAAGTTTCCTGAATTCTTTTGTCAATAGTGAAAACAACAACTTGTTGCATGCTATTGCAAAGTTAGCACCACAAATCGCCTCAATGTAGTTTATGTAGCAGCTCTACAAATGATGTTGGAACTGTCGTCGCAAAATTAAGTTTGTATTAAGTTTATCTCTTGGTCAAATCTGCTAATTTGACACTTATAGTGAGGCGTGTCATATAGAAGGTACTCAAAGAATATACAAAGAGAAACaagaagaagttaaattagcccactcaaattggcaACAGAGaaaatcgaacctcagacctcaagaggagcacactcccaggtcccaagccaataccaatgcaccaacccaagtgggttgataaaaaataataattaatgtttatgatatttgttattactccctccgttcctttttaagtgtcgttttagaTCACTCTACACATGTTAATGTAtaactttgatcactaatatttttaattatttattataaaaaattatgaaaattttatattttgaaaatactcgtcgagacaaattgaacaacatcttatatgctaatatttatttttatatattaataaaacatcACGATCAAGtaaattatatgaatagtgcgCACGATTCTCAAACAACAGTTAAAAAAGAAGGGATTGAGTATTgtctaaaaaatatatgataaaatgttacaaaattgtatttgattattttaaaaaaatcagctATTTAATAGatactccctccagtcctaaatataagaggaaaactaatttttagattcattgagaatctaatgtatctgacctacattatagatcaaatacattagattctcaatgaatctaaaagtaGTTTTCCTCTCATATCtagaaccggagggagtattagatacattataaacaaatataataaggGTTAGAATttacaattatattttatttgtaacatactatatattatatattatcacACAATACGTATAAATCTAAGAATCGTGTAATACATGAAAATTAACTGGTGTTAAGCATGTAGTTGGTCGGTGGTTTTTTTGGTGATCGATATACATGACTTTAACGGTCATATTTTTTTCACTAGATTTGAAGTCTCAAGCTTCACCAGATTTGACCAACTCTCCCCATGAATCTGAATTgcatgtctttttcttttttttactatgaATTGCATgtcttaaaagttaaaatgttAATTAACTTGCTTTCAATTTAATATTATGTGTGTTGAGATTgtttattatgattattatagGATATTATATTGAAGTTGCACCGGTTTTAATTAGTCAAACTCGTTAGGGTTGGGTTAAGTGAAAAATCCTTATTCAGtagtattatattatataaatagctAGAACTGAATGCGGAAAGTATAGAAAAACATCTCCTAATGAGTGgtaactaaaaatttaaaataatttgtttctatATAAAATATATCTCGTGTAATCCCATAAATACAAACGCACAAAAACACCATTAAATCTTATAATTGTTGATTTGGAATGACATTTTATACGTGAAGATTGTGTTGTGcttgatttaatttctcaaGTAACatatatagaagaaaaaaaaatgctgaGAAGGACAAGatttaattatcaaattttgaTTTCAAATTTCTCTATTGAAACTGTACAATGTATAGAGAATGCATGAGAGCGTAGGtgctaaaacaaataaataataattagcTTACAATGTATACAGCAtgaattgtttcaaaaaatatatacaacatgAGGGGGAGAGAAGAGTAATGAATTCATCTCAATGCACTTTTGGATTGTCTGAGTGACATTTCCGTAATCTCGATGAACCGCccataattttaataaaaactacaatttgaagtttcaacaaaatcatgGTGTCACGGTAAATTTGCTAAACCCACCGTCAATCTAAAGATACACCGATTATTGTGAACaataaaattgaacaaattttaAGCATTTACGTATGGGGTAGTTAATTGAGTGCAACTTGGTGCCCTTCGACAAGGATATGGGTTGATGAATTCCTTCCTATGAGATTGTTTCTTCCTTTTCTTTGCATCATGATGTTTTGGTTTCTTCAAATCTTCCACAGAATGAACATCTTCCATACAAACAAATGATCTTGCTTTTCCTGAATAATACTTTGATAATCCTCTCCTAATAacacaatttaaataaaatcaatgaaacaaacaaaaatagagatttttttatttttattattgcaATAATTAAATGTTCTTACTTTTGTGAGAAACTTGTTCCAAGTGAACCCATGTTTAATATCATATTCTCAATCTCTTGTTCCATTTTATTAGAAAGTGAGAGAAAAgttataaaataatacaattgtTAAGAGTGTtgattgtgattatgattgtgAGATTCTTCGATGTCTAACATGCATTATATATGAGAAGTTGGTGAAATTGGTGAATCaactaaatataaaattatggCATGAGAGGTACATTCATTGCTTAAGGAAATGATTGGATTTAGGTTCAATAATTAAATATGGGATTTGTGTTTATAGATAACAAGATTGTATGTCACCGCATTCTTGTCTACACTTTCTCTCAATCATTCAAGAgacttctttttttgacaataagagAGACTTCTAATTTCAGGTGAATACAAATATATGTAATGTGCCTCATTCTTAATCTCTCCTTTTGGTTTATAATATGTGCCACTAGCCACGTCAATTATGATTAGATAAAATCACTTAaaatctctaccaaaaaaaatagttaaaaaaaatgataaatttgcgAACAAGTTTACAactttcaagttttttttgcaAGAGACTTTCAAATTAATTGcacaaaacaatttaataacaaaatttataattttttttataaacaatattaAGTATTagtattataatatttttttttcctcttttgtcaggacttgaacccTGAACCTCAGGTTCCTTAACCCTTAGCAGTTAGCTCAACTGACTTAAGCTAGTTGAACTATCCATCCAACCcaacaaaatttataattgatgtaacaacattcaaattcaaatgtcCAGAATAATATGTCTATGGATGATTATAGTTTACTAATATAGTATAACTTTTGACTCAAtatatattaggaaaatttCAAAAGCAGATGAATGTGAAGAGGTTAAGCTATACAGTATGTTCGTAATTCTCAAGAAGAAGAATTACACAAGCTCCATTGAAACCAAGGAACGTAAAGATATATAGGATATGAATGAAGTTGCGAACCACAAATCTCAAgatttttggtgagattgttaaaatagtttattatgtgtatttttaattaaaaagtctcacaaaatTCACTCCACATAATACCAATAGATATTTTATAAGTGATGTGAAATTTCAATTGAATATCTACATATTAGATTgccctaaaaaaaaattttgattgtcttaattgaatacgacaaaatttatttagataTCATAAAAATCTTGATCGAatatcacaaattttttttttatcataaaaatgtcttttaaatattttgaaatttgaatccaaTACACCCCTTAATCattcaccactagaccaaacttagtgACTTCAATCAATTACTCAATTACTCTTTATGTAGAAAAATGACAATGGTAATTGAAAAGAACGaaacttatgtacagttccaTATACACAGTTCTTACTATGCTAGATACATGGggcaaaattatttttatttaaaaacaattttttttttttaattaaaaatataaataactacctttttgtgagaggaacaagaaaaactgcatctaaagaaatgcatataaattttgtccaattgaaaattcacacacaaAGAGTCGAGATTCGAACATCGGCAGAAGttcaaattaacaattttaataaatttttgcagcattaaaaaaaacaattttaatattatcaATCAAAGaatgatttataaaaaaaaaaaacttatatacagtttttttattttttttatacaataataTTATAcagtatttaatttaatttgtttatttaaactttttttaagaatatattTTCAACTTTACTTGCTTAGGCGGCAACCTAAGATATTCCCCCTATTTATTAGGCGAACATGAAAGAAACCTAAGTTTTGTTCCTAAATCATCATtcacactcacacacacacacttcaGTTAACGTTGGAAGAAGAAGATGTCGTTAAACGAGAATGATGATGCCGTACGACGTCGTTCTGCTGCTGTTAATGATTATCGCAAAAAGCTTCTCCATCACAAGGAACTTGATTCCAGACTCCGATCAGGTAAACCAATTACACCAAACCctaattctttctttctttctttctttctttctttctttctttctttctttctttctcttttccctTTCTTCATTAATTTGTGTTACATTGTGTACTCAGTTAGAGAGAATTTGTTGACTTCAAAGAAGGTTTTCAACAAATCAGAGGATGATTTGAAGTCTTTTCAGAGTGTTGGTCAAATTGTTGGCGAGGTTCTCAGTCCTCTTGATCATCAACGCggtaaagtttgaatttttaatacATTCATTCTATCTCATTGTGTAAGTTTAACATGTTTCATCAATTAGGTATTAGGTATTTGGTGTTTGAATTATTTTAGGGTggaaaagttttgatttttactaCTTTTATTGTTTACCATGTTTCATCAATTAGGTATTTGGCGTTTGAATATTTTTAGGGTggaaaagttttgatttttactaCTTCTATTGTTTACTATGTTTCATCAATTAGGTATTTGGTGTTTGAATTAGTTTCAGGTggaaaagtt
Coding sequences within it:
- the LOC123897672 gene encoding chromatin remodeling protein SHL produces the protein MAKPKAPKRTLESYPVKHMNKNIKAGDCVLMRPAEPSKPSYVARIEGIEADSRGANVKIHVRWYYRPEESIGGRRQFHGSKEVFLSDHFDVQSADTIEGKCTVHSFKSYTKLDAVGNEDFFCRFEYNSATGSFNPDRVAVYCKCEMPYNPDDLMVQCEGCSDWFHPACIDMTVEEAERLDHFFCESCSAEGQPKLPNPRSATRHSDTKVDTKRRRR